A genomic region of Sphingobium sp. HWE2-09 contains the following coding sequences:
- a CDS encoding ligase-associated DNA damage response DEXH box helicase, with the protein MAPYIHGMSLLPSPIENWFATRGWRPRRHQMAMLDAAQQGAHALLVAPTGAGKTLAGFLPTLADLIAHPTDRLHTLYVSPLKALAVDVRRNLLTPIEEMGLPISVETRTGDTPSDRKARQRVRPPHILLTTPESLSLLLSYPDSALLFSDLRTVIVDEVHAFATQKRGDLLSLSMARLQAINPGLRRVALSATVSDVDAYRAWLAPDGDIDTVTPVLGEAGAEPNVAILIPEGRIPWSGHSGKYAAKQVMAEIEARQTTLVFCNTRGLAELIFQELWSANDANLPIAIHHGSLSIEARRKVESAMAAGKLRALVATASLDLGVDWGDVDCVIQMGAPKGSSRLLQRIGRANHRLDQASEAIVIPGNRFEYLEARAALDAVEAGERDADDFRPGSLDVLAQHVMGLACAGPFRAEEMLDEIRSATPYSGMTADAFDHVLHFIEGGGYALRAYDRFKRLAQDADGTWRVSHPRFIQQHRLNAGIIVDQPALAVRFANGRKLGTVEEGFAAQLRPGDSFFFSGMALEVVRMDTSDLTVRATSKQARIPSWGGSRMAMSTRLADRVRHFLAEPQEWHRFPPDVSEWLEMQKLRSALPQPGQLLIETFPHEGRHYLVCYSFEGWNAHQSLGMLLTRRMESQGLMPLGFVSNDYALAVYGLKPITDPQRLFSADILDDEFVDWVEQSSLLKRAFRDVAVIAGLIERQHPGKRKTGRQVTFSTDLIYDVLRKYQPDHLLLKAAWADARARMTDVGRLGDLIDRASQTMLHVTLDRVSPLAVPALILIGREHVAQAASEDALLMEAEALVAEAMRAD; encoded by the coding sequence ATGGCACCCTACATCCATGGCATGTCGCTTCTCCCCAGCCCCATCGAAAACTGGTTCGCGACGCGCGGCTGGCGGCCTCGTCGGCACCAGATGGCAATGCTCGACGCGGCGCAGCAGGGTGCCCACGCCCTGCTGGTCGCCCCCACGGGTGCGGGGAAGACGCTGGCGGGCTTCCTGCCGACCCTGGCGGACCTGATCGCTCATCCGACCGACCGGCTGCACACCCTCTACGTCTCGCCGTTGAAGGCGCTGGCGGTCGATGTGCGCCGCAACCTGCTGACCCCGATCGAGGAGATGGGGCTGCCGATCAGCGTCGAGACACGCACCGGCGACACGCCGTCCGATCGCAAGGCGCGGCAGCGGGTACGCCCGCCGCACATCCTGCTGACCACGCCCGAATCACTCTCGCTGTTGCTCAGCTATCCCGACAGCGCCCTGCTCTTCTCGGACCTGCGCACCGTTATCGTCGATGAAGTCCATGCCTTCGCCACGCAGAAGCGCGGCGACCTGCTCAGCCTGTCGATGGCGCGGTTGCAGGCGATCAATCCAGGCCTGCGCCGCGTCGCCCTGTCCGCCACCGTCTCCGACGTCGATGCCTATCGCGCCTGGCTCGCGCCCGACGGCGATATCGACACGGTCACGCCGGTGCTGGGCGAAGCGGGCGCAGAGCCGAACGTCGCCATTCTGATCCCCGAAGGGCGCATCCCCTGGTCCGGCCATTCGGGCAAATATGCCGCCAAACAGGTGATGGCGGAGATTGAGGCGCGGCAGACGACCCTGGTCTTCTGCAACACCCGCGGCCTGGCCGAACTCATCTTCCAGGAATTATGGTCGGCGAACGACGCAAACCTGCCGATCGCCATCCACCATGGCAGCCTGTCGATCGAGGCGCGGCGCAAGGTCGAATCGGCAATGGCGGCGGGCAAGCTGCGCGCGCTCGTCGCCACCGCCTCGCTCGATCTGGGCGTCGATTGGGGCGATGTCGATTGCGTGATCCAGATGGGCGCGCCCAAGGGGTCGTCCCGCTTGCTCCAGCGCATCGGCCGCGCCAATCACCGGCTCGACCAGGCGAGCGAGGCGATTGTGATCCCCGGCAACCGCTTCGAATATCTGGAGGCGCGCGCCGCCCTGGATGCGGTCGAGGCGGGCGAGCGGGACGCCGACGATTTCCGCCCCGGCAGCTTGGACGTGTTGGCGCAGCATGTCATGGGCCTCGCCTGCGCCGGGCCGTTCCGGGCGGAAGAGATGCTGGACGAAATACGCTCCGCCACCCCCTATAGCGGGATGACGGCCGACGCGTTCGACCATGTGCTGCATTTCATCGAAGGGGGCGGCTACGCCCTGCGCGCCTATGACCGGTTCAAGCGGCTGGCGCAGGACGCCGACGGCACGTGGCGCGTCTCCCACCCGCGCTTCATTCAGCAGCATCGGCTGAACGCGGGCATCATCGTCGATCAGCCTGCGCTCGCCGTGCGCTTCGCCAATGGCCGCAAGCTGGGCACGGTGGAGGAAGGCTTCGCCGCGCAACTACGCCCCGGCGACAGCTTCTTCTTTTCCGGCATGGCGCTGGAGGTGGTGCGGATGGACACGTCCGACCTCACCGTCCGCGCGACATCGAAACAGGCGCGCATCCCCAGCTGGGGCGGCAGCCGCATGGCGATGTCCACCCGCCTGGCCGATCGGGTGCGCCATTTCCTGGCCGAACCGCAGGAATGGCATCGCTTTCCGCCCGATGTGAGCGAATGGCTGGAGATGCAGAAGCTGCGCTCCGCCCTGCCCCAGCCCGGCCAGCTGTTGATCGAAACCTTCCCGCATGAAGGGCGCCATTATCTGGTCTGCTACAGTTTCGAAGGCTGGAACGCGCATCAGTCGCTCGGCATGTTGCTGACCCGCCGGATGGAGAGCCAGGGGCTGATGCCGCTGGGCTTCGTGTCCAACGACTATGCGCTGGCGGTCTACGGCCTCAAACCCATCACCGATCCGCAGCGCCTGTTTTCCGCCGACATATTGGACGATGAATTTGTCGACTGGGTCGAACAATCCAGCCTCCTGAAGCGCGCCTTTCGCGACGTGGCGGTGATTGCCGGGCTGATCGAGCGGCAGCATCCCGGCAAGCGCAAGACCGGACGGCAGGTCACCTTCTCCACCGACCTCATCTACGATGTGCTGCGCAAATATCAGCCAGACCATCTGCTGCTCAAGGCCGCCTGGGCGGACGCGCGGGCGCGGATGACCGATGTCGGGCGGCTGGGCGACCTGATCGACCGGGCCAGCCAGACCATGTTGCATGTCACGCTCGACCGGGTCAGCCCGCTTGCGGTCCCGGCATTGATCCTGATCGGCCGCGAGCATGTGGCGCAGGCCGCGTCGGAGGATGCGCTGCTGATGGAAGCCGAAGCGCTGGTGGCCGAAGCGATGCGGGCGGACTGA
- a CDS encoding 2-hydroxyacid dehydrogenase, with amino-acid sequence MARPLLLVGQPLLAPVLPLLRPNYDVVPLWDSPSPDQLVGVDALIWAGEFPLDRTLLDAMPRLRLIACFTVGYDGVDLALARQRGIAVAHAGNANAEDVADHGIGLILAHRRWIVAGDRHLRAGEWTGEAKTRTRSIGGARLGIVGMGAIGIAVAERAQAMKMAIGWWGPRPKPSLPWPRADSLAALARDSDIMLVAARADEDNRGMIDAPILDALGPDGLLVNVARGQLVDEVALIDALRDGRLGGAAIDVFDPEPTDPRRWADVPNVVLTPHTGGATHEAVGRMAQTLLANLAAHFAGEPLPSPVPMDG; translated from the coding sequence ATGGCCCGCCCGTTGCTGTTGGTGGGCCAGCCCTTGCTGGCCCCCGTGCTGCCGCTGTTGCGCCCGAACTATGATGTCGTTCCGCTGTGGGATTCGCCGTCGCCGGATCAATTGGTCGGCGTCGACGCGCTGATCTGGGCCGGTGAATTTCCGCTGGATCGCACGCTGCTGGATGCGATGCCCAGGCTGCGCCTGATCGCCTGCTTTACCGTAGGCTATGATGGCGTCGATCTGGCGCTGGCTCGGCAGCGGGGCATTGCCGTGGCCCATGCCGGGAACGCCAATGCGGAGGACGTGGCCGATCATGGTATCGGCCTGATACTGGCCCATCGCCGCTGGATTGTGGCAGGCGACCGCCATCTGCGCGCGGGCGAATGGACCGGGGAGGCCAAGACGCGCACCCGGTCGATAGGCGGCGCGCGACTGGGTATCGTCGGCATGGGCGCGATCGGCATCGCCGTCGCCGAACGGGCGCAGGCGATGAAAATGGCGATCGGTTGGTGGGGACCACGGCCCAAGCCCTCGCTGCCCTGGCCCCGGGCCGATAGTCTGGCGGCTCTGGCGCGAGACAGCGACATAATGCTGGTCGCGGCCCGCGCCGACGAGGATAATCGCGGCATGATCGACGCGCCGATTCTGGACGCGCTGGGACCGGACGGGCTGCTGGTCAATGTCGCGCGCGGACAGTTGGTGGATGAGGTCGCGCTGATCGATGCGCTTCGGGATGGACGCCTGGGGGGCGCGGCGATCGATGTGTTCGATCCTGAACCCACGGACCCGCGCCGCTGGGCCGATGTCCCCAATGTGGTGCTGACCCCGCATACCGGCGGCGCGACGCATGAGGCGGTGGGGCGGATGGCGCAGACGCTGTTGGCAAATCTGGCGGCGCATTTTGCCGGAGAGCCTTTGCCGTCACCGGTGCCGATGGACGGTTAG
- a CDS encoding cystathionine gamma-synthase family protein — MTGDTPDFTEADLTGVDAPRNRRRPKAPIMEIDGRKLKPATLMMGHGYDPTLSEGSLKPPIFLTSTFAFESAAAGKRHFEGVTGIRPGGSEGLVYSRFNGPNQEICEDRLSVWEEAEDALLFSSGMSAIATTLLALVQPGDVIVHSAPLYAATESLIGRILGKFGVQWLDFPAGATEEEIGAVIEKAKGLGRVALLYLESPANPTNVLVDVEAVVARRDSLFAGAEHVPPIAIDNTFLGPLWHKPLAHGADLVIYSLTKYAGGHSDLVAGGVLGSNALINGIRLMRNTIGTILDPHSAWMLLRSLETLELRMSRAGENAEKVCAWLKNQPQVEKIVYLGFPETERQADIYRRHCTGAGSTFSLYLKGGEAEAFAFLDALKIAKLAVSLGGTETLASHPAAMTHLSVPAERKAALGIGDNMVRISIGCEDADDLIADFAQALLQVG; from the coding sequence ATGACCGGCGACACCCCCGATTTCACCGAGGCCGACCTGACCGGCGTGGACGCGCCGCGCAACCGCCGCCGTCCCAAGGCGCCGATCATGGAAATCGACGGCCGCAAATTGAAGCCCGCTACGCTGATGATGGGCCATGGCTATGATCCGACCCTGTCGGAAGGGTCGTTGAAGCCGCCCATCTTCCTGACCTCCACCTTCGCCTTCGAAAGCGCGGCGGCGGGCAAGCGCCATTTCGAAGGCGTGACCGGCATCCGCCCCGGCGGATCGGAGGGACTGGTCTATTCCCGCTTTAACGGTCCCAATCAGGAGATTTGCGAGGATCGGCTGTCGGTATGGGAAGAGGCGGAGGATGCGCTGCTCTTTTCCAGCGGCATGTCGGCGATCGCCACCACCTTGCTGGCGCTGGTCCAGCCCGGCGACGTGATCGTCCATAGCGCGCCGCTCTATGCCGCCACCGAATCGCTGATCGGGCGGATATTGGGCAAGTTCGGCGTGCAATGGCTCGATTTTCCGGCCGGCGCGACCGAGGAAGAGATTGGCGCGGTGATCGAAAAGGCCAAGGGGCTGGGCCGCGTCGCGCTGCTCTATCTGGAAAGCCCGGCCAACCCGACCAATGTGCTAGTCGACGTGGAGGCGGTTGTCGCGCGGCGCGACTCGCTGTTCGCGGGCGCAGAGCATGTGCCGCCGATCGCGATCGACAATACGTTCCTGGGGCCGTTGTGGCACAAGCCGCTGGCCCATGGCGCGGATCTGGTGATCTATAGCCTGACCAAATATGCCGGTGGGCATAGCGATCTGGTCGCGGGCGGCGTGCTGGGGTCCAATGCGCTGATCAACGGCATCCGCCTGATGCGCAACACGATCGGCACAATTCTGGACCCGCATAGCGCCTGGATGCTGCTGCGGTCGCTGGAGACGCTGGAATTGCGGATGAGCCGGGCGGGCGAAAATGCCGAAAAGGTCTGCGCCTGGCTCAAGAACCAGCCGCAGGTGGAAAAGATCGTCTATCTGGGCTTTCCCGAAACGGAGCGCCAGGCCGACATCTATCGCCGCCACTGCACCGGCGCGGGATCGACCTTCTCGCTCTACCTTAAAGGGGGTGAGGCGGAGGCTTTCGCTTTCCTCGACGCGCTCAAAATCGCCAAGCTGGCGGTCAGCCTGGGCGGCACGGAAACGCTGGCGAGCCATCCGGCCGCCATGACGCATCTGTCGGTTCCGGCGGAACGCAAGGCGGCGTTGGGTATCGGCGACAACATGGTGCGCATCTCGATCGGCTGCGAGGATGCCGACGATCTGATCGCCGACTTCGCCCAGGCGCTGCTACAGGTCGGCTAA
- a CDS encoding DUF1993 domain-containing protein yields the protein MATALYELTVPMFIRGLTALSGLLAKGAAYAAEKGIDPATLTGAQLAADMKPLTAQVQFACDTAKGTVTRIGELEPVAMADTEQTFEELQARIGKTIALLEAVPRERIDGREDATVVLKLPNGEIPFTGRSHVLTFSLPNFYFHMTTAYALLRQAGVPVGKIDFLGGV from the coding sequence ATGGCGACCGCATTATATGAGCTGACCGTGCCGATGTTCATCCGCGGGCTGACCGCGCTGTCGGGCCTGCTCGCCAAGGGCGCGGCCTATGCCGCCGAGAAAGGCATCGATCCCGCGACGCTGACCGGCGCGCAGCTGGCGGCGGACATGAAGCCGCTGACCGCGCAGGTGCAATTCGCCTGCGACACCGCCAAGGGCACGGTGACGCGCATCGGCGAACTGGAGCCGGTGGCGATGGCGGACACCGAACAGACGTTCGAAGAGTTGCAGGCGCGCATCGGCAAAACGATCGCCCTGCTGGAAGCGGTGCCGCGCGAACGGATCGACGGGCGCGAGGATGCGACGGTGGTGCTGAAACTGCCCAATGGCGAAATTCCCTTCACCGGCCGCAGCCATGTGCTGACCTTTTCGCTGCCCAATTTCTATTTTCACATGACGACGGCCTATGCGCTGTTGCGCCAGGCGGGCGTGCCGGTCGGCAAGATCGATTTCCTGGGCGGGGTTTAA
- a CDS encoding DNA-3-methyladenine glycosylase I, with product MPDRVRCGWCGTDPLYCAYHDDEWGVPQRDSRMLWEMLMLEGFQAGLSWITILRKREGFRAAFAGFDPDAVAAFGPDDVERLMGDAGIVRARAKIEATITGARIFCAMRDAGEDFATYAWSFVDGTPLQGDGVTLPAQTPLSQAISKDLKKRGFKFVGPTICYAWMQAVGLVNDHAASCFRR from the coding sequence ATGCCGGATCGGGTCCGGTGCGGCTGGTGCGGCACGGACCCGCTCTATTGCGCCTATCATGACGATGAGTGGGGCGTGCCGCAGCGCGATTCGCGGATGCTGTGGGAAATGCTGATGCTGGAGGGGTTTCAGGCGGGCCTGTCCTGGATCACCATCTTGCGCAAGCGCGAGGGGTTTCGCGCAGCCTTTGCCGGATTCGATCCCGATGCCGTGGCCGCCTTCGGTCCCGACGATGTCGAGCGGCTGATGGGCGATGCGGGGATCGTCCGCGCGCGCGCCAAAATCGAAGCGACGATCACTGGCGCGCGGATATTTTGCGCGATGCGCGACGCTGGCGAGGATTTTGCGACCTATGCCTGGTCGTTCGTGGACGGCACGCCGTTACAGGGCGATGGCGTCACATTGCCCGCGCAGACGCCGCTGTCGCAGGCGATTTCCAAAGACCTGAAAAAGCGCGGCTTCAAATTTGTCGGCCCGACCATCTGCTATGCGTGGATGCAGGCGGTGGGGCTGGTCAATGACCATGCCGCCAGCTGCTTCCGGCGGTGA
- a CDS encoding membrane-like protein, which produces MTMPPAASGGEGVRLALLLLPLLAACSDDGAPTTKQARVAAAPTVSAPINEGDSSNAAIATPAPPPAVVRPKPLVSRGTPPRQTRGPDYSAIGTEPFWAVIVRGSTATLQRPDHAPLRFTIRVDNDGRAVRYLGDGFAMTLTEGPCSDGMSDAIWSDRVQVAFAEGVLKGCGGVREDEGYAP; this is translated from the coding sequence ATGACCATGCCGCCAGCTGCTTCCGGCGGTGAGGGCGTGAGGCTGGCGCTGCTTCTGCTGCCGCTGCTTGCCGCCTGTAGTGACGATGGCGCGCCGACGACCAAGCAAGCGCGCGTTGCGGCAGCGCCGACGGTCAGCGCGCCGATCAACGAAGGCGACAGCTCCAACGCGGCGATCGCCACCCCCGCGCCGCCGCCTGCCGTGGTCCGACCCAAGCCTTTGGTTTCACGTGGAACACCGCCGCGCCAGACCAGAGGGCCGGACTATAGCGCGATCGGCACCGAACCCTTTTGGGCGGTGATCGTCCGGGGATCGACCGCCACGTTGCAGCGCCCGGATCATGCGCCGCTGCGCTTTACCATCCGCGTGGACAATGACGGCAGGGCGGTTCGCTATCTGGGTGACGGCTTTGCGATGACCCTGACCGAAGGGCCGTGCAGCGACGGCATGAGCGACGCGATCTGGTCCGACCGGGTGCAGGTGGCCTTTGCCGAGGGTGTGCTGAAAGGGTGCGGCGGGGTGCGGGAGGATGAGGGCTACGCGCCGTAG
- a CDS encoding GntR family transcriptional regulator, translating into MSTSLLRPPSLLRLLGAWRAQDSAQPAYRQLAQALRMLVLDGRVGLDVRLPGERELAAALGLSRTTVAAAFDRLRDEGFLESRQGSGSVTRLPPAAPKRPLTISIR; encoded by the coding sequence ATGTCCACTTCCCTGTTGCGTCCCCCGTCCCTGCTGCGCCTGCTGGGCGCCTGGCGCGCGCAGGACAGCGCGCAGCCTGCCTATCGCCAATTGGCGCAGGCGCTGCGCATGCTGGTGCTGGACGGGCGCGTGGGTTTGGACGTCCGGTTGCCGGGCGAGCGCGAACTGGCCGCCGCGCTGGGCCTGTCGCGCACGACCGTCGCCGCCGCCTTCGACCGGCTGCGCGACGAAGGGTTTCTGGAAAGCCGACAGGGATCGGGCAGCGTCACCCGCCTGCCCCCGGCCGCGCCGAAACGCCCGCTGACGATATCGATCCGATGA
- the yczE gene encoding membrane protein YczE, with amino-acid sequence MMTHRLFQLFWGLCLYGFSMALMLRANLGLDPWDVLHQGLAPRLGLSFGMTVNLIGAVVLLLWWPLRQRPGVGTVANILVIGTAVDLSLMILPVPEGLWLRAAWLGAGIVLNGIAGGAYIGAGMGPGPRDGLMTGLCRRTGWPVKWVRTGIEIGVLAIGWLLGGTVGVGTIVYAATIGWIVHHALPFFRIAAPERPAQA; translated from the coding sequence ATGATGACCCATCGCCTTTTCCAGCTGTTCTGGGGCTTGTGCCTCTACGGATTTTCCATGGCGCTGATGCTGCGCGCCAATCTGGGCCTCGATCCCTGGGATGTGCTGCATCAGGGGCTTGCGCCCCGTCTGGGCCTCAGCTTCGGCATGACGGTCAATCTGATCGGCGCGGTCGTGCTGCTGCTCTGGTGGCCGCTGCGCCAGCGGCCGGGGGTGGGCACGGTCGCCAACATCCTGGTGATCGGAACGGCGGTGGACCTGTCGCTGATGATCCTGCCGGTGCCCGAGGGTCTGTGGCTGCGCGCGGCGTGGCTGGGGGCGGGGATCGTCCTCAACGGGATCGCCGGGGGCGCCTATATCGGCGCGGGGATGGGGCCGGGGCCGCGCGACGGGCTGATGACCGGGCTGTGCCGCCGCACCGGTTGGCCGGTCAAATGGGTGCGGACGGGGATAGAGATTGGCGTGCTGGCGATCGGCTGGCTGTTGGGCGGCACGGTGGGCGTGGGCACGATCGTCTATGCCGCGACGATCGGCTGGATCGTCCATCACGCGCTGCCCTTTTTCCGCATCGCCGCGCCGGAGCGCCCGGCGCAGGCATGA
- the gyrB gene encoding DNA topoisomerase (ATP-hydrolyzing) subunit B, with protein sequence MSEEPVNSPNSNEYGADSIKVLKGLDAVRKRPGMYIGDTDDGSGLHHMVFEVSDNAIDEALAGHCDLITITLNPDGSVSVEDNGRGIPTGIHKEEGVSAAEVIMTQLHAGGKFENTSDDNAYKVSGGLHGVGVSVVNALSEWLDLNIWRDGKEHYMRFAFGDATSPLEVIGDAPEGKKGTRVTFLASMEKAPGDGATFKNHTEYDFEKLEHRYRELAFLNSGVRLFLVDARHEEKKEIELFYEGGIAAFVKYLDRNKSAMMPEPIAISGTRDDVTIDVALEWNDSYYENVLCFTNNIPQRDGGTHLAAFRAALTRTLNNYAEKSGALKKEKVSLTGEDMREGLTAIVSVKLPDPKFSSQTKDKLVSSEVRQPLESLMADKMAEWLEENPAFGKMIVQKVIDAAAAREAAKKARELTRRKGVLDIASLPGKLADCQERDPAKSELFLVEGDSAGGSAKQGRNRHNQAILPLKGKILNVERARFDKMLSSKEVGTLIQAMGTGIRDDFNLEKLRYHKIVIMTDADVDGAHIRTLLLTFFYRQMPQIIEGGHLYIAQPPLYKATRGRSEVYLKNEAALEQYLVDNGVDTMALETGAGPRTGDDLRSLIEHARRMRAVMRYVPRRYNPAIIEALSLNGALDPELSTQAQAERLAATVTWMGAQDVEGRWSGSVAEEGGFHFQRAWRGVTDHHVIEGGFVGSAEARKLHSIAAEDASSYLTPSRLISGKAVAAAEDAGADDLPAAPTKGAMVTRPSELLDAILTAGRKGLAIQRYKGLGEMNAEQLWETTLDPDNRSMLRVEVEQADIADEIFSRLMGEVVEPRREFIQDNALNVANLDV encoded by the coding sequence ATGAGCGAAGAACCCGTCAACTCCCCCAACAGCAATGAATATGGCGCCGACAGCATCAAGGTGCTCAAAGGCCTGGACGCGGTGCGCAAGCGCCCCGGCATGTATATCGGCGACACCGACGATGGATCGGGCCTGCACCATATGGTGTTCGAGGTTTCCGACAATGCGATCGACGAAGCGCTGGCGGGCCATTGCGACCTGATCACGATCACGCTGAACCCCGACGGGTCGGTCAGCGTCGAAGATAATGGCCGCGGCATCCCGACCGGCATCCACAAGGAAGAAGGCGTGTCGGCGGCCGAGGTCATCATGACCCAGCTGCACGCGGGCGGGAAGTTCGAGAATACGTCGGACGACAATGCCTATAAGGTGTCGGGCGGCTTGCATGGCGTGGGCGTGTCTGTGGTGAACGCGCTGTCCGAATGGCTGGACCTTAATATCTGGCGGGACGGTAAGGAACATTATATGCGCTTCGCCTTTGGCGATGCGACGTCGCCACTGGAAGTGATCGGCGATGCGCCAGAAGGCAAGAAGGGGACGCGCGTTACCTTCCTCGCCAGCATGGAAAAGGCGCCGGGCGACGGCGCGACGTTCAAAAACCATACCGAATATGATTTCGAGAAGCTGGAGCATCGCTATCGCGAGCTGGCGTTCTTGAACAGCGGCGTGCGCCTGTTCCTGGTCGATGCGCGGCATGAGGAAAAGAAAGAGATCGAATTGTTCTACGAGGGCGGGATCGCCGCCTTCGTCAAATATCTCGACCGCAACAAATCGGCGATGATGCCCGAGCCGATCGCGATTTCGGGTACGCGCGACGATGTCACCATCGACGTCGCGCTGGAATGGAACGACAGCTATTATGAAAATGTGCTGTGTTTCACGAACAACATCCCGCAGCGCGACGGCGGCACCCATCTGGCCGCGTTCCGCGCGGCGCTGACCCGGACGCTCAACAATTATGCGGAAAAATCCGGCGCGCTGAAGAAGGAGAAGGTCAGCCTGACCGGCGAGGACATGCGCGAGGGGCTGACCGCGATCGTGTCGGTCAAGCTGCCCGATCCCAAATTCTCGTCCCAGACCAAGGACAAGCTGGTCAGTTCCGAAGTGCGCCAGCCGCTCGAAAGCCTGATGGCCGACAAGATGGCCGAATGGCTGGAGGAAAATCCGGCGTTCGGCAAGATGATCGTACAAAAGGTGATCGACGCCGCCGCCGCGCGTGAAGCCGCCAAGAAAGCGCGCGAACTGACCCGGCGCAAGGGCGTGCTGGATATCGCGTCGCTGCCCGGCAAGCTGGCCGATTGCCAGGAGCGCGACCCCGCCAAGTCCGAACTGTTCCTGGTCGAGGGCGATTCGGCGGGCGGATCGGCCAAGCAGGGACGCAACCGGCATAATCAGGCGATCCTGCCCCTCAAGGGCAAGATCCTGAACGTCGAGCGCGCGCGGTTCGACAAGATGCTGTCGTCCAAAGAGGTCGGCACGCTGATCCAGGCGATGGGCACCGGTATCCGTGATGACTTCAACCTGGAAAAGCTGCGTTACCACAAGATCGTCATCATGACCGACGCGGACGTGGACGGCGCGCATATCCGCACGCTGCTGCTGACCTTCTTCTATCGCCAGATGCCGCAGATCATCGAGGGCGGGCATCTCTATATTGCCCAGCCGCCGCTCTATAAGGCGACGCGCGGCCGCTCCGAAGTGTACCTCAAGAACGAAGCGGCGCTGGAGCAATATCTGGTCGACAATGGCGTCGATACGATGGCGCTGGAAACCGGCGCCGGGCCGCGCACCGGCGACGATCTGCGCAGCCTGATCGAACATGCCCGCCGGATGCGCGCGGTGATGCGCTATGTGCCGCGCCGCTATAATCCCGCGATCATCGAGGCGCTGAGCCTCAACGGCGCGCTCGACCCCGAACTGTCGACGCAGGCGCAGGCCGAACGGCTGGCCGCGACCGTCACCTGGATGGGGGCGCAGGATGTCGAAGGGCGCTGGAGCGGCAGCGTCGCCGAAGAGGGCGGCTTCCATTTCCAGCGAGCCTGGCGCGGCGTCACCGATCATCATGTGATCGAGGGCGGTTTCGTCGGATCGGCCGAAGCGCGCAAGCTGCACAGCATCGCGGCCGAGGACGCCAGCAGCTATCTGACGCCGAGCCGCCTTATTTCCGGCAAGGCTGTTGCCGCGGCGGAGGACGCGGGCGCAGACGACCTGCCCGCTGCGCCGACCAAGGGCGCGATGGTGACCCGGCCAAGCGAATTGCTCGACGCGATCCTGACCGCCGGGCGCAAAGGGCTGGCGATCCAGCGCTACAAAGGGCTGGGCGAAATGAACGCGGAACAGCTGTGGGAAACCACGCTGGACCCGGACAATCGATCGATGCTGCGCGTCGAAGTCGAGCAGGCGGATATCGCCGACGAGATTTTCAGCCGCCTGATGGGCGAAGTGGTCGAACCGCGGCGCGAATTCATTCAGGACAATGCGCTCAACGTCGCCAATCTGGACGTATAA